The Bacteroidales bacterium nucleotide sequence TTAATATTATATTGATGTCTCATATACTCCTGAATATCCTGAGTAAAATCGTCACCCGCAAATTTTATAGATCTGTTACTTACAATTCCTCCTAAAGAAATAACGGCAATTTCTGTTGTTCCCCCTCCTATATCAACAACCATATTTCCGGAAGGTGCTTCAACATCAATCCCCATACCTAATGCTGCTGCCATGGGTTCAAAAATCATATAAACATCTCTTGCTCCTGCATGTTCGGCAGAATCTCGTACCGCACGAATTTCAACTTCAGTACTTCCGGAGGGAATACAAATTACCATTTTTAAAGAAGGGGAAAAGAATTTAGATTTTGATGTTCCCATTTTTATCAGCTCTCTGATCATCAATTCTGATGCAAGAAAGTCTGCAATTACACCGTCACGCAAAGGTCTTATCGTTCTTATTCCTTCGTGTGTTTTGCCGTGCATTTGTCTTGCTTTATTGCCTATTGCAATAAGTTTATTATTTTGATCTATTGCAACAATGGAAGGTTCATCAACAACAATTTTATCATTTTCGATAATAATTGTATTTGCAGTTCCTAAGTCAACTGCTATCTCCTTGTTTAAAAAGCTAAATAATCCCATTGTTTTTTTGTCCTGTTTTTTTGTTTAAAATATTACTGATAAAATTAAAAAAAACTCTTCAATATCTTTAACATCGAAGAGTTTAACATTATAAAACACCTTC carries:
- a CDS encoding rod shape-determining protein, encoding MGLFSFLNKEIAVDLGTANTIIIENDKIVVDEPSIVAIDQNNKLIAIGNKARQMHGKTHEGIRTIRPLRDGVIADFLASELMIRELIKMGTSKSKFFSPSLKMVICIPSGSTEVEIRAVRDSAEHAGARDVYMIFEPMAAALGMGIDVEAPSGNMVVDIGGGTTEIAVISLGGIVSNRSIKFAGDDFTQDIQEYMRHQYNIKVGERTAEKIKLKVGAATADIDDVPEKFVVRGPHQMTALPIEIPVSHDEIAHCLDKTIAKIESAIISVLEKTPPELYADIHEKGIFLAGGGALLRGLDKRLGEKTNMKFHIAEDPLHAVARGTGIALKNIDKFRFLKR